Part of the Rhodococcus sp. OK302 genome is shown below.
GAGCTGGGTGGGGATCATCATGATGTGGCGCTTGCCGTTCCACACCAGATTGAAGATCGCGCTGAACGGCATCCACGCTTCGATCTCCCCCTCCGCCGGCCCGCCGACGGCCCAGGTGCCACGAACTCCATGCGCCTCGCCGTCGGAGATCACCAGATCCTGTTCGAAGGTGTGTCGTGCCAACCGAACTCCGATGGCCGGAATGGTTCCGAAGGCACTCGCGATGACCTCACCGTTGCCGCGATACGCTTCGGCGCAGGCAATGACGCACACTTCGGCTCGGGTAGCAGGAGCCACGTTCGCACTCGACTCGCTCATGCCGACACCGCCTGGGAATCGCGCAGCGCGACAGCGCGCTGGTAGTCCGCTTCGCTACCGGAAAGGTACTCGCCGACAAAGGCTTTCCACTGTTGTGGATCGCGGGCGGCGGCCGCATATTCCCGCTGGAAGGATTCGTCGCGTTCGTAGTTCGGCACGCACGAGGTGAAATGTGCGCCCTTCGGTGCCTCGACCACACCGGAGACCAGGAGACGGGCGATCCGCAGCGTCGACGGATGAGCATCGGCCGTCAAGGCCTTGGTGGGCACGATTTCCTCGCACGACACATAGGCATCCTCGGCCGCCATGCAGAACAGATCGTCGAAATACAGGTCAGGGCCCAAGAATTGGGCATTGCCATGCATGTCTGCACGGTTCATGTGCACCAGTGCCGCATCAAGATTCAAGGCGGGCATCGCTGCAAAAACCTCGTCTCCGTACGGGTCGGATACGGTACGCATATCGGGGTTGACCGTCATGACGTCCGATCCCAGTCCAGCTCGGGTCGGCAAGAAGGGCATCCGGATGCCGGCAGCGTACAAACCCCACTGCAGCATTCCCTCGTCGTACTCGGCCACTTCCACCGCTCCGGCCTGACGGACGGCCCGGAAATGCGGATCGAGGGCAATCGAGTCCAACGAAACGAACCCGAAAATCACCTTCTTGACTTTCCCTGCCGCACAGAGCAATCCGACGTCCGGACCACCGTACGACACGATCGTCAGATCCGTGAGGTCTGATCGAAGAATTGCACGCACGAGGGACATCGGCTTGCGCCGTGACCCCCAACCACCGATACCGATCGTCATACCGGACCGCAGTCGACGTACGACATCGTCCTCGGTCATCGTCTTGTCACTCAATGGGTCCACCCTTTCGAATTCGGGGAAACGTTGCTCTGGCGCGCCATCGTCGCGTAGCAAACGTTTGATTCACATCATCATGGTTTCATCTCCGCGTCAACCGCCAACTCCGCGGTGAGCCAGGAATACGCTCGCCTAAGCGCACTCTCCGGCCCTTCCTCCTCAATCGCAGGACCGAGTATCTCCAGCTCAACAGCACCGCGGTAGCCGAGACCGAGCACTTCACGCAACAGTCGATCCATCGGAAGATCTCCATCGCCGGGTACCCACCGGTTGGGAACCGCGAGCGTTCCTACCCGGAAATCGGCTACTTGCACGATCTGCACCCGATCGAGTTCAGCCCGCAAGGTACCGAGTAGATCCGGTTCCTGAAATGCGCAATAGAGGTCGACGACCATTCCGATGTCCAGACGCCGTGCGATTACCGCCGCATCGCGAACTGTATGAACGAAACTCAGATCCGAACGCATCTGCATGGTGTTCTCCAGGGAGAGCCGAACTCCCAACTGTTTGGCCCGCTCGGCCACCGGCGACACATGATCGATCAATCGGTCTGCTGCATCTTCCCAGCTGAGACGTCCGGACGGTCCCGTTGTGAACAGCACCGTCGGTGCTCCCAGACCTGCCGCGCCGACCACTGCTGCGTCGAGTGCCGCAATCTCCCCCTCCCAGGCAGTTCCATCGTCCGGATCGGCTGTGATTCCGTGCGCGATACAACCGACCGCGACGCCGAACTCACGGGCCAGCGATACCGTTTCCGGCCAACCGGTTCGACCCGCTTTGTACGCGGACAGTGCCACGGCGGAAATCCCGAGGCGTCGGCAGAGCGCCAACTCGTCACGCAATGCCCAACTCGCGGTTGTAATCAGACTGACGGAAGGAAATGGGCCTCGCACCAGGTCCATCTGGCGGGATTTGTCGTTGTGATCCATAGTCGCTCCTGCTTTCCTCGATCGACCGTGAAACACACCGTAATCCCAATTTGGAACATTGCGTAGCAAATGCTTGATACGGTGCGAACTGCCTTCAGAATCCATTCCAGGAGTGCACATATGAACGTCGATACCCGCACGAGCGCCTCGGGTTCACAGCGCCGCGAACCCCGCGAATCCGATGCGCCGAAATGGCCGGTTCCCGTGTCGGCGCCCGCAGGCGCGCCGAACGTTCTCGTGATCATGACCGATGACGTCGGTTACGGGGCAAGCAGCACTTTCGGTGGACCGATTCCCACTCCGGCGCTCGACGCACTCGCCGAAACCGGTCTGCGTTACACGCAGTTTCATACAACTGCGATGTGTTCTCCGACCCGCGCGGCACTCATGACCGGTCGCAACCACCACAAGGTCGGTGCGGGGCGTGTCACCGAGATGGCGCTTGCCTACGACGGATACACCAGCATCATCCCCGACAGCGCTGCCACGGTTGCCGAAATGCTGCGGTGCAACGGATATTCCACCGCACAGTTCGGCAAGTACCACAATGTCCCCGTCTACGAGACCGGGCCCGCCGGACCGTTCGACCACTGGCCCACGAACATGGGATTCCAACATTTCTACGGCTATCTCGGTGGCAGCACCGACAATTGGGCACCCGCACTGTACGAAGGGACCAGTCCGGTGGACCCACCTACGGACGATCCCACGTACCACCTCGAAAAAGACCTGGCAGACAAGGCAATTACCTGGATTCGTCGGCAGAAGTCGGCGGCACCGAACAAGCCTGTCTACATCCAGTACAGCAATGCCGCTACTCACGCTCCGCACCATGCACCACGAGAGTGGATCGATCGATTCCGTGGGCAGTTCGATCAGGGCTGGGATGCCATACGCGAGGAAACGATCGCTCGACAGAAGCAACTCGGTGTCATACCCGCAGACACCGAACTGACCGAACGTCCCGAGCAGATCGCATCGTGGGACTCCCTCACCGCCGAGCATCAAAAAGTGGCGGCCCGCATGATGGAGGTCTACGCCGGCGCTCTCGCTTACGCCGACTCCCAGATAGGCCGTGTTCTCGAAGAATTGGAACGCATCGGTGAACTCGACAACACGCTGGTCTTCTACATCCAGGGCGACAACGGAGCCAGTCCCGAAGGTGGAGCCAACGGCTCTCTCAACGAGATGAGTTACGTCAACCGTATGGAAGACAGCATCGAATCCCTCCTCGAACACCTCGACGAACTCGGCGGCCCGCTGCACTACAACCACTTTCCGGCCGGTTGGGCCCACGCGACGGATACCCCGTTCAAATGGTTCAAGATGGTCGCGTCGCATTTCGGGGGCACGCGCAACGGGATGGTGCTCTCGCACACCGCCCGAATCACCGACGCCGGCGGAATCCGCACGCAATTCCACCACGTCATCGACGTCGTTCCCACCATCCTCGATGTCATCGGAATAGAAGCGCCCAAACAGATTCGGGGCGTAGAACAGATGCCGCTGTGCGGAGTGCCGATGGCCTACACCTTCGATGACGCCGCGGCACCGTCGACCCGAACGACACAGTATTTCGAATTGATGGGCAACCTCGCGATCTATTCCGACGGGTGGGTTGCCGCTACTACGCCCCGGGAAATGCCGTGGGAATTCGCCACCGGCGCAGACTCTCTCGACGATGTGAACTGGGAGTTGTACCACGTCGAGAACGACTACAGTCAGTCCGACGATCTGTCGGCGCAGTACCCCGACAAACTCAGCGCGCTGGTCGATCTGTTCTGGGAAGAGGCCGAAGCCAACCAGGTTCTTCCCGTTATCGTCAAAGCGCTCAATCCTGGCCCGCCTAAGCCGAATCCGACTTTCGGCCTGACCACGTTCGTCTACTACGACGGGGTGACGCGAGTGACACCTGGCAGTGCACCCGATGTCACCAACAAGCCGTTCAGCATTACCGCGGACGTAGTGTTGACTTCGAACCACGCAGACGGCATGCTCCTCTCTCAAGGTGGTCGATTCGGTGGCCATGCTCTGTATTTGGCAAACGGTGTCCTCACCTACCACTACAACCTCTTAGGCCGCGAGCGTGGCACGGTCACTTCCGAATTCGCTCTTCCTGCCGGACGGCACCAACTCGTGGCCGTGGTCGACATCGATCCCACGCAGCGCGGCGGATCCGCAGCGGTCACCCTCCTCTGCGATGAGGAGAAGGTCGGATACGGAACCGTGGCGAACACTGCCCCGTTCCGCCTCAACTATATCGAAGGCCTGAGCATCGGACGCGACACCGGAACCCCGGTGTCCGAGCAGTACCAGCTGCCGTTCATCTTCGACGGAGTACTCGACAAAGTGACCGTAGCCCTCGGCTGATCACTCGTACCGCCTGATTAACACCATTTTTCGAACGCGATCGAAGAGAGGCCAACTATGACACAGACCCGGTTCGGCAAGGGAAAGCTCGTCACTGCTCTTGCCGTGGCAGCGCTGTCGTTGTCCGCCTGTGGCGGAGGCGCGAGCGGTACGACGAACAGCGGAAGCGTCGGCGGTGAGGTCGACCCCGCTGCAGTGATACGGATTGCCTCCGCCGGCACGTCCAACAATCTCGACCCCCAGCAACAGATGACCATCGGCGGGTGGAGTCATCTCACTGCACTCTTCGATCGACTCATGACCGTCGACAGCAACGACAAAATTGTTCCCGGACTTGCCAAGTCGTGGGAATTCAGCTCGGACGGCAAGTATCTGGAGCTGAAGCTGCGTGACGACGTCACCTTCAACGACGGAACCCGCTTCGATGCCGAGGCGGTTGCCGCCACCCTGAAACGAGGCAAAACACTCGCAGGCAGTACCTCGGCTGCGGCACTCGCGGGCGTCATCGATATCACTGCACCTGACATGTACACCGCGCGCATCGAACTGGCGCCGGGAGCCGGTGTCGAACTACCCGGAGTATTCACCACTCCGGTAGGCATGATGATCAGTCCCGCCGTGATCGCCGCCGGCACCGATATCCGCAACGACCCGGGACTTGCAGGTTCCGGCGCCTACGTCGTCACCAAATACGTTCCCGGAGAGTCGCTTGTATTGAAGCGGTCCGATCGTCCGTACTGGGACGCGGAGGGCGGACGCCTCGGCGGCATCGACATCACGCTTGTCCCAGACGCGTCGACGCGTCTGAACGCCATCCAGACCGGAGCACTGGATCTCACGTGGGTCAGTTCG
Proteins encoded:
- a CDS encoding CoA transferase subunit A, which produces MSDKTMTEDDVVRRLRSGMTIGIGGWGSRRKPMSLVRAILRSDLTDLTIVSYGGPDVGLLCAAGKVKKVIFGFVSLDSIALDPHFRAVRQAGAVEVAEYDEGMLQWGLYAAGIRMPFLPTRAGLGSDVMTVNPDMRTVSDPYGDEVFAAMPALNLDAALVHMNRADMHGNAQFLGPDLYFDDLFCMAAEDAYVSCEEIVPTKALTADAHPSTLRIARLLVSGVVEAPKGAHFTSCVPNYERDESFQREYAAAARDPQQWKAFVGEYLSGSEADYQRAVALRDSQAVSA
- a CDS encoding sugar phosphate isomerase/epimerase family protein, whose translation is MDHNDKSRQMDLVRGPFPSVSLITTASWALRDELALCRRLGISAVALSAYKAGRTGWPETVSLAREFGVAVGCIAHGITADPDDGTAWEGEIAALDAAVVGAAGLGAPTVLFTTGPSGRLSWEDAADRLIDHVSPVAERAKQLGVRLSLENTMQMRSDLSFVHTVRDAAVIARRLDIGMVVDLYCAFQEPDLLGTLRAELDRVQIVQVADFRVGTLAVPNRWVPGDGDLPMDRLLREVLGLGYRGAVELEILGPAIEEEGPESALRRAYSWLTAELAVDAEMKP
- a CDS encoding arylsulfatase, yielding MNVDTRTSASGSQRREPRESDAPKWPVPVSAPAGAPNVLVIMTDDVGYGASSTFGGPIPTPALDALAETGLRYTQFHTTAMCSPTRAALMTGRNHHKVGAGRVTEMALAYDGYTSIIPDSAATVAEMLRCNGYSTAQFGKYHNVPVYETGPAGPFDHWPTNMGFQHFYGYLGGSTDNWAPALYEGTSPVDPPTDDPTYHLEKDLADKAITWIRRQKSAAPNKPVYIQYSNAATHAPHHAPREWIDRFRGQFDQGWDAIREETIARQKQLGVIPADTELTERPEQIASWDSLTAEHQKVAARMMEVYAGALAYADSQIGRVLEELERIGELDNTLVFYIQGDNGASPEGGANGSLNEMSYVNRMEDSIESLLEHLDELGGPLHYNHFPAGWAHATDTPFKWFKMVASHFGGTRNGMVLSHTARITDAGGIRTQFHHVIDVVPTILDVIGIEAPKQIRGVEQMPLCGVPMAYTFDDAAAPSTRTTQYFELMGNLAIYSDGWVAATTPREMPWEFATGADSLDDVNWELYHVENDYSQSDDLSAQYPDKLSALVDLFWEEAEANQVLPVIVKALNPGPPKPNPTFGLTTFVYYDGVTRVTPGSAPDVTNKPFSITADVVLTSNHADGMLLSQGGRFGGHALYLANGVLTYHYNLLGRERGTVTSEFALPAGRHQLVAVVDIDPTQRGGSAAVTLLCDEEKVGYGTVANTAPFRLNYIEGLSIGRDTGTPVSEQYQLPFIFDGVLDKVTVALG
- a CDS encoding ABC transporter substrate-binding protein; the protein is MTQTRFGKGKLVTALAVAALSLSACGGGASGTTNSGSVGGEVDPAAVIRIASAGTSNNLDPQQQMTIGGWSHLTALFDRLMTVDSNDKIVPGLAKSWEFSSDGKYLELKLRDDVTFNDGTRFDAEAVAATLKRGKTLAGSTSAAALAGVIDITAPDMYTARIELAPGAGVELPGVFTTPVGMMISPAVIAAGTDIRNDPGLAGSGAYVVTKYVPGESLVLKRSDRPYWDAEGGRLGGIDITLVPDASTRLNAIQTGALDLTWVSSASEVVQANTLADRGAFAIDKVPFRSTLGVYLRPTGQLADQEVRQAVAQSINPDEINALFSGNCTPHNQMFPKTSSAFDPDYKYPYAFDPEAAKALVQKNGNTKVTLTFGAGSNTEKPTNVIQSALSTSGFDAELNPVPLNQLEPRYIAGEFDQMVANSFTPKVDPAETVNFYLVNNFKFAADDPEILGMIKQAADPTMSENDRAELYHKISAKTLEKALWVPICNQTNATLSSNKVVGADDVPWVNVGIYDLRHLAMTK